From Deinococcus aquaticus, one genomic window encodes:
- a CDS encoding DUF2239 family protein yields the protein MDTAPTFTTFDRHTRCLTAPLTDTLTLLHSQPRAGLLTFDDQTGRSVDFNLSGTLDDVLARYAPETPRTGPGRPKLGVVSREVSLLPRHWEWLERQRGGASAALRRLIDEARRVDPDSERRAQAQAAADRFLGVMAGDLPGYEEATRALYAADRDRFEAQLHLWPDDLRLHALYLAAPAFPVAPAPAPGPA from the coding sequence ATGGATACCGCACCCACCTTCACCACCTTCGACCGACATACCCGCTGCCTGACCGCGCCCCTCACCGACACACTCACCCTGTTGCACTCCCAGCCCCGCGCGGGCCTGCTGACCTTCGACGATCAGACCGGGCGCAGCGTGGACTTCAACCTGAGCGGAACCCTGGACGACGTGCTGGCCCGATACGCTCCCGAAACGCCCCGCACCGGCCCCGGCCGCCCGAAACTGGGCGTCGTGTCGCGCGAGGTCAGCCTGCTGCCCCGCCACTGGGAGTGGCTGGAACGCCAGCGCGGCGGGGCGTCGGCGGCGCTGCGGCGCCTGATCGACGAGGCTCGCAGGGTCGACCCGGACAGCGAACGACGCGCGCAGGCCCAGGCGGCTGCCGACCGCTTCCTGGGCGTGATGGCCGGCGACCTGCCCGGTTACGAGGAAGCCACCCGCGCCCTGTACGCCGCTGACCGCGACCGTTTCGAGGCCCAGTTGCACCTCTGGCCCGACGACCTGCGCCTGCACGCCCTGTACCTCGCCGCGCCAGCCTTCCCCGTCGCGCCCGCGCCTGCCCCCGGCCCCGCATGA
- a CDS encoding GIY-YIG nuclease family protein, whose product MTGPEGLREHRHTPRPGIIRITHVPSGRTHLNCSTDAPALLNRTRFELQTGTHRAPALQRDWNTDGPDSLTFELLDELPSPRTGTRTPAALRDDLKELLTLWQETLNIPPDRTA is encoded by the coding sequence ATGACCGGCCCTGAAGGCCTACGCGAGCACCGCCACACGCCACGTCCTGGCATCATCCGCATCACGCACGTGCCCAGTGGCCGCACGCACCTGAACTGCAGCACCGACGCGCCTGCCCTGCTCAACCGCACCCGCTTCGAGTTGCAGACCGGCACCCACCGCGCACCCGCGCTGCAACGCGACTGGAATACTGACGGCCCAGACTCCCTGACCTTCGAACTGCTGGACGAACTCCCTTCACCCCGCACCGGGACCCGCACGCCCGCTGCGTTGCGGGACGACCTGAAGGAGCTGCTGACGCTATGGCAGGAGACACTGAACATCCCACCCGACCGGACGGCCTGA
- the rplL gene encoding 50S ribosomal protein L7/L12, with protein MAYDKQALIDQLGQLTIMELADLIDGLKETWGVTAAVAAGPAAAAGPAAEEKTEFDVVLIDAGASKINVIKEIRAITGLGLKEAKDMSEKGGALKEGISKDEAEKIKAQLEAAGARVELK; from the coding sequence ATGGCTTACGACAAACAGGCTCTTATCGACCAGCTCGGCCAGCTCACCATCATGGAACTCGCGGACCTCATCGACGGTCTGAAGGAAACCTGGGGCGTCACCGCCGCCGTCGCCGCTGGCCCCGCTGCCGCTGCCGGCCCCGCCGCTGAAGAGAAGACCGAGTTCGACGTCGTTCTGATCGACGCCGGCGCCAGCAAGATCAACGTCATTAAGGAAATCCGCGCCATCACCGGCCTGGGCCTGAAAGAAGCCAAGGACATGAGCGAGAAGGGCGGCGCGCTGAAAGAAGGCATCAGCAAGGACGAAGCCGAGAAGATCAAGGCCCAGCTGGAAGCTGCTGGCGCCCGCGTCGAACTCAAGTAA
- the rplJ gene encoding 50S ribosomal protein L10, with product MANDKNQQTLSSLKGSLTGVDTFYVVDYQGLTAGQLGKLRKDIREKGGQLIVAKNTLINLALQDGGRDFADALKGPSAIVVAQEDPAGVAKALSDAAKGNDKGIPTVKAGFVEGNRVDVKVVERLASLGSKQSLQGELVGVLSAHLSNFVGVLEAYKTKLEEQA from the coding sequence GTGGCGAACGACAAGAACCAGCAGACCCTCAGCAGCCTCAAGGGCAGCCTTACGGGCGTCGACACGTTCTACGTGGTCGACTACCAGGGCCTGACCGCCGGCCAGCTGGGCAAACTGCGTAAAGACATCCGCGAGAAGGGCGGGCAGCTGATTGTTGCCAAGAACACCCTGATCAACCTCGCCCTTCAGGACGGCGGCCGTGACTTTGCCGACGCTCTGAAAGGCCCCAGCGCCATCGTTGTCGCTCAGGAAGACCCCGCCGGGGTCGCCAAGGCTCTCAGCGACGCCGCCAAAGGCAACGACAAGGGCATCCCGACCGTCAAGGCCGGCTTTGTCGAGGGCAACCGCGTCGACGTGAAAGTCGTCGAGCGTCTGGCCAGCCTGGGCAGCAAGCAGAGCCTTCAGGGCGAGCTGGTGGGCGTGCTCAGCGCGCACCTCAGCAACTTCGTGGGCGTCCTCGAAGCGTACAAGACCAAGCTCGAAGAACAGGCCTGA
- the rplA gene encoding 50S ribosomal protein L1: MPKHGKRYEALIAKVDRNKQYTIDEAAALVKDIATAKFDETVEVHFRLGIDPRKSDQNVRGTVALPHGTGRSVRVAVITKGENVQAAEAAGADVVGSDELIDRIAGGFMEFDSVVATPDMMAAVGQKLARLLGPRGLLPNPKSGTVGPDVAGMVKSLKAGRIEFRNDKTGVVHAPIGKASFEPGTLSENYASLVSALEAAKPGSAKGVFLRSAFLTTTMGPSIPLSLSQG; this comes from the coding sequence ATGCCTAAGCACGGTAAGCGTTACGAGGCGCTGATCGCCAAGGTGGACCGCAACAAGCAGTACACCATCGACGAAGCCGCCGCCCTGGTCAAGGACATCGCCACCGCGAAGTTCGACGAGACCGTCGAAGTGCACTTCCGCCTCGGCATCGACCCCCGCAAGAGCGACCAGAACGTGCGTGGCACGGTCGCCCTGCCCCACGGCACCGGCCGTAGCGTGCGCGTCGCCGTGATCACCAAGGGTGAGAACGTGCAGGCCGCCGAAGCCGCCGGCGCCGACGTGGTCGGCAGCGACGAACTGATCGACCGCATCGCCGGTGGGTTCATGGAGTTCGACTCTGTTGTCGCCACCCCCGACATGATGGCCGCCGTCGGCCAGAAGCTCGCGCGTCTGCTCGGGCCGCGCGGCCTGCTGCCCAACCCCAAGAGCGGCACCGTCGGTCCCGACGTGGCCGGCATGGTCAAGAGCCTGAAAGCCGGTCGGATCGAGTTCCGTAACGACAAGACCGGCGTCGTTCACGCGCCCATCGGGAAGGCCAGCTTCGAGCCCGGCACCCTGAGCGAGAACTACGCTTCGCTCGTCAGCGCGCTGGAAGCCGCCAAGCCCGGGAGCGCCAAGGGCGTCTTCCTGCGCAGCGCCTTCCTGACCACCACGATGGGCCCCAGCATTCCGCTGAGCCTGTCGCAGGGCTAA
- the rplK gene encoding 50S ribosomal protein L11, translated as MKKVAGLVKLQLPAGKATPAPPVGPALGQYGANIMEFTKAFNAMTADKGDAIIPVEITIFADRSFTFITKTPPMSYLIRKAAGLQKGSATPNKAKVGKLNWDQVLEIAKTKMPDLNAGSIEAAANTVAGTARSMGVTIEGAPNA; from the coding sequence ATGAAAAAAGTCGCAGGTTTAGTCAAACTGCAACTCCCGGCAGGTAAGGCCACTCCGGCCCCCCCCGTGGGTCCCGCGCTCGGCCAGTACGGCGCGAACATCATGGAGTTCACGAAGGCGTTCAACGCGATGACGGCCGACAAGGGTGACGCGATCATCCCCGTCGAGATCACCATCTTCGCCGACCGCTCCTTCACCTTCATTACCAAGACCCCCCCCATGAGCTACCTGATCCGCAAGGCCGCTGGCCTGCAGAAAGGCAGCGCGACCCCCAACAAGGCCAAGGTCGGCAAGCTCAACTGGGATCAGGTTCTGGAAATCGCCAAGACCAAGATGCCCGACCTGAACGCCGGTAGCATCGAAGCCGCCGCGAACACGGTTGCTGGCACCGCCCGCTCCATGGGCGTGACCATCGAGGGGGCCCCGAATGCCTAA
- the nusG gene encoding transcription termination/antitermination protein NusG, whose amino-acid sequence MGIEWYAVHTYVGQEDRVEQHLMDRAGKLGMRGTKIFQVLQPTEEAVELRDGGKKETVKRKLFPGYVFVQMDIEDDDAPGELGESWEVVRGTNGVTGFVGTATRPVPLSPEEVQRLLASVGVAAQPVVEEVPRVKVDFKAGDMVRVTGGPFADFSGVISEVNIPQAKVKVLVSIFGRETPVELDFSQVAK is encoded by the coding sequence ATGGGTATTGAATGGTACGCCGTGCATACCTACGTGGGTCAGGAAGACCGCGTGGAGCAGCACCTGATGGACCGCGCCGGCAAACTCGGCATGCGCGGCACGAAGATCTTCCAGGTGCTTCAACCCACCGAGGAAGCCGTGGAACTCCGTGACGGTGGCAAGAAAGAAACCGTGAAACGCAAGCTGTTCCCCGGCTACGTGTTCGTGCAGATGGACATCGAGGACGACGACGCGCCCGGCGAACTGGGCGAGTCGTGGGAAGTCGTGCGTGGCACGAACGGCGTGACCGGCTTCGTCGGAACGGCCACCCGCCCCGTGCCCCTGTCGCCCGAGGAAGTGCAGCGTCTGCTGGCCTCGGTCGGTGTGGCTGCGCAGCCAGTGGTCGAGGAAGTGCCGCGCGTGAAGGTCGACTTCAAGGCGGGCGACATGGTGCGCGTCACGGGCGGTCCGTTCGCGGACTTCAGCGGCGTCATCAGCGAGGTCAACATTCCGCAGGCGAAGGTCAAGGTGCTGGTCAGCATCTTCGGCCGTGAAACGCCGGTCGAACTCGACTTCAGTCAGGTCGCCAAGTAG
- the secE gene encoding preprotein translocase subunit SecE: MNLIQYFRDSRAELSRVSWPTRQQVLEGTQAVVIFVIALTLIVYALDLLFSNLIRAVL; encoded by the coding sequence ATGAACTTGATTCAGTACTTCCGTGACTCGCGCGCGGAACTGTCGCGTGTCTCGTGGCCTACCCGTCAGCAGGTGCTGGAGGGAACCCAGGCCGTGGTGATCTTCGTGATTGCCCTGACCCTCATCGTGTACGCGCTTGACCTGCTGTTCAGCAACCTGATTCGGGCGGTGCTTTGA
- the rpmG gene encoding 50S ribosomal protein L33, producing the protein MAKDGPRIIVKMESSAGTGFYYTTTKNRRNTQAKMELRKYDPVAKKHVVFKEKKV; encoded by the coding sequence ATGGCGAAAGACGGCCCCCGCATCATCGTGAAAATGGAAAGCAGCGCAGGCACCGGCTTCTACTACACGACCACCAAGAACCGCCGCAACACGCAGGCCAAGATGGAACTGCGTAAGTACGACCCCGTTGCCAAGAAGCACGTTGTCTTCAAGGAGAAGAAGGTCTGA
- a CDS encoding pyridoxamine 5'-phosphate oxidase family protein produces the protein MAKQLPGISDHLRAFIEAQHLFFAGTAAPDGRVNVSPKGLDSLRVLGPNRVAWLNVTGSGNETAAHLRLIRIPSVSLTTRDSTGLPTPRPESALLPLASARMEWFLQTIPSESVSARA, from the coding sequence ATGGCGAAGCAGCTTCCGGGTATCAGTGACCACTTGCGGGCGTTCATTGAGGCGCAGCACCTGTTCTTCGCGGGCACGGCCGCCCCGGACGGGCGCGTGAACGTGTCACCCAAGGGCCTGGACAGCCTGCGGGTACTGGGGCCGAACCGGGTGGCGTGGCTGAACGTGACTGGCAGCGGGAACGAAACGGCCGCCCACCTACGCCTCATACGGATTCCGTCTGTTTCGTTGACAACCCGGGACAGCACCGGGTTGCCAACTCCACGTCCGGAATCCGCTTTGCTCCCACTCGCATCCGCTCGGATGGAATGGTTTTTGCAAACCATTCCATCGGAGTCCGTATCAGCCCGCGCATGA
- the tuf gene encoding elongation factor Tu, producing the protein MAKGTFERTKPHVNVGTIGHVDHGKTTLTAAITFTAAASDPTIEKLAYDQIDKAPEEKARGITINTAHVEYNTPSRHYSHVDCPGHADYVKNMITGAAQMDGAILVVSSADGPMPQTREHILLARQVGVPYIVVFMNKVDMVDDEELLELVEMEVRELLSKYEFPGDDLPVIKGSALQALEALQANPKTGRGENNWVDRIWELLDAVDSYIPTPERATDKTFLMPVEDVFTITGRGTVATGRVERGVVKVQDEVEIIGLRDTKKTTVTGIEMHRKLLDSGMAGDNVGVLLRGVARDDVERGQVLAKPGSIKPHTKFEASVYVLSKDEGGRHSAFFGGYRPQFYFRTTDVTGVVELPEGVEMVMPGDNITFVVELIKPIAMEEGLRFAIREGGRTVGAGVVAKVLE; encoded by the coding sequence ATGGCTAAGGGAACGTTTGAACGCACCAAGCCCCACGTGAACGTGGGCACCATCGGTCACGTCGACCACGGCAAGACCACCCTGACTGCGGCCATCACCTTCACCGCCGCCGCCTCGGACCCCACCATCGAAAAACTGGCCTACGACCAGATCGACAAGGCCCCCGAGGAAAAAGCCCGCGGTATCACCATCAACACCGCCCACGTCGAGTACAACACCCCCAGCCGCCACTACAGCCACGTTGACTGCCCCGGCCACGCCGACTACGTCAAGAACATGATCACCGGAGCCGCCCAGATGGACGGCGCCATCCTGGTCGTGTCCAGCGCTGACGGCCCCATGCCCCAGACCCGCGAGCACATCCTGCTCGCCCGTCAGGTCGGCGTGCCCTACATCGTCGTCTTCATGAACAAGGTCGACATGGTCGACGACGAAGAACTCCTCGAGCTCGTCGAAATGGAAGTCCGTGAACTCCTCAGCAAGTACGAGTTCCCCGGCGACGACCTCCCCGTCATCAAGGGCAGCGCCCTGCAGGCCCTCGAAGCCCTGCAGGCCAACCCCAAGACCGGCCGCGGCGAGAACAACTGGGTTGACCGCATCTGGGAACTGCTCGACGCCGTCGACAGCTACATCCCCACCCCCGAGCGCGCCACGGACAAGACCTTCCTGATGCCCGTCGAAGACGTCTTCACGATCACCGGGCGCGGCACCGTCGCCACCGGCCGTGTCGAGCGTGGCGTGGTGAAGGTTCAGGACGAAGTGGAAATCATCGGTCTGCGCGACACGAAGAAGACCACGGTGACCGGGATCGAAATGCACCGCAAGCTGCTGGACAGCGGCATGGCGGGCGACAACGTGGGCGTGCTGCTGCGTGGCGTGGCGCGTGACGACGTGGAGCGCGGTCAGGTGCTGGCGAAGCCCGGTAGCATCAAGCCGCACACGAAGTTCGAAGCGAGCGTGTACGTGCTGAGCAAGGACGAAGGCGGGCGTCACAGCGCGTTCTTCGGCGGGTACCGTCCCCAGTTCTACTTCCGCACGACGGACGTGACAGGCGTGGTGGAACTGCCCGAGGGCGTGGAGATGGTCATGCCCGGCGATAACATCACGTTCGTGGTTGAGCTGATCAAGCCGATCGCGATGGAAGAAGGCCTGCGCTTCGCGATCCGCGAGGGCGGCCGTACCGTCGGCGCCGGCGTCGTCGCCAAGGTCCTGGAGTAA
- a CDS encoding ABC transporter ATP-binding protein, with product MDSFRTLIPYLRLHQRQYVIGLIAVVIANSFSLLPYYFIRLTIDGLTGQVDADPATTGIALGTAGLYALGIVGAALTSGAFMLLMRRMIVVASRQTEYEIRRDLFAHLQGLDKPYYDRARTGDLMNRLTGDLSAVREMLGFGAWQIVNIVSGFITAFSVMFSLSWQLTLIVLAIVPVIVGVLTYLARQINVRHRLAQEQNSLIAAKAQENFSGARVVKGYAIENREIDDYRAMNLELLRRNIALTKVDGPLRSFMSLLLGLAFGLILLVGGRLILAPDSTFTVGMFVQFVGTLERLTFPMLMVGWITGVTQRGLASWLRLKEIFDSQALVRDESGRTDGSLRSVSGDVTFDNVTVRYGDKTVLSGVNLHIPAGTFLGITGPTGSGKTVLGQLLTRSMDPTSGRVLVDGHDVRVMPLRTLRDAISVVPQEPFLFSDTIANNIGFGLDNRDLPPVPTGVSVVGAPPPDDIPQQPDPARVREAARLAGLTEDVDGFPQGFDTSLGERGVTLSGGQRQRTAIARAIVREPRILILDDSLSAVDTETERRILDGLREISQGRTVILIAHRVSTLRHADQILVLEDGRVTEQGSHDDLLEQNGHYAQLERLQRLASDLDADDETPLDPEAAADRLETAPTPEQVTR from the coding sequence TTGGACAGTTTCCGCACCCTGATCCCGTACCTGCGGCTGCACCAGCGCCAGTACGTGATCGGCCTGATCGCCGTCGTGATCGCCAACTCGTTCAGCCTGCTGCCCTACTACTTCATCCGCCTGACCATCGACGGCCTGACCGGGCAGGTGGACGCCGACCCCGCCACGACCGGCATCGCGCTCGGCACCGCCGGCCTGTACGCGCTGGGGATCGTGGGCGCCGCGCTGACCTCCGGCGCGTTCATGCTGCTGATGCGGCGCATGATCGTCGTCGCGTCCCGCCAGACCGAGTACGAGATCCGCCGCGACCTGTTCGCGCACCTGCAGGGCCTGGACAAGCCGTACTACGACCGCGCCCGCACCGGCGACCTGATGAACCGCCTGACCGGCGACCTGAGCGCCGTGCGCGAAATGCTGGGGTTCGGCGCGTGGCAGATCGTGAACATCGTCTCGGGGTTCATCACGGCCTTCTCGGTGATGTTCAGCCTCAGCTGGCAACTCACGCTGATCGTCCTGGCCATCGTGCCGGTCATCGTGGGCGTCCTGACGTACCTGGCGCGGCAGATCAACGTCCGCCACCGGCTGGCGCAGGAGCAGAACTCACTGATCGCCGCCAAGGCCCAGGAGAACTTCAGCGGCGCGCGCGTCGTCAAGGGCTACGCCATCGAGAACCGCGAGATCGACGACTACCGCGCCATGAACCTCGAACTGCTACGCCGCAACATCGCCCTGACCAAGGTGGACGGCCCCCTGCGGTCCTTCATGAGCCTGCTGCTGGGCCTCGCCTTCGGCCTGATCCTGCTGGTCGGCGGACGACTGATCCTGGCGCCCGACAGCACCTTCACGGTCGGCATGTTCGTGCAGTTCGTCGGGACCCTGGAACGCCTGACCTTCCCGATGCTGATGGTCGGCTGGATCACCGGCGTCACCCAGCGCGGCCTGGCCTCCTGGCTGCGCCTGAAAGAAATCTTCGACTCTCAGGCTCTCGTGCGTGACGAATCGGGCCGCACCGACGGCTCGCTGCGCAGCGTGAGTGGCGACGTGACCTTCGACAACGTCACCGTGCGCTACGGCGACAAGACCGTCCTGAGCGGCGTGAACCTGCACATACCCGCCGGAACCTTCCTGGGCATCACCGGCCCCACCGGCAGTGGCAAGACCGTGCTGGGGCAACTGCTGACTCGCTCGATGGACCCCACCAGCGGGCGCGTCCTCGTGGACGGCCACGACGTGCGCGTCATGCCGCTACGCACCCTGCGCGACGCGATCAGCGTGGTCCCGCAGGAACCGTTCCTGTTCAGCGACACCATCGCCAACAACATCGGCTTCGGCCTGGACAACCGCGACCTGCCGCCCGTCCCGACCGGCGTGAGCGTGGTCGGCGCGCCCCCACCCGACGACATTCCCCAGCAGCCCGACCCCGCCCGCGTGCGTGAGGCCGCCCGCCTCGCCGGCCTGACCGAGGACGTGGACGGCTTCCCGCAGGGCTTCGACACCAGCCTCGGCGAGCGCGGCGTGACCCTCAGCGGCGGGCAGCGGCAACGCACCGCCATCGCCCGCGCCATCGTCCGCGAACCCCGCATCCTGATCCTCGACGACTCCCTGAGCGCCGTGGACACCGAAACCGAACGCCGCATCCTGGACGGCCTGCGCGAGATCAGCCAGGGCCGCACCGTCATCCTGATCGCGCACCGCGTCAGCACCCTGCGCCACGCCGACCAGATCCTGGTCCTCGAGGACGGCCGCGTCACCGAACAGGGCAGCCACGACGACCTGCTGGAGCAGAATGGCCACTACGCGCAGCTCGAGCGCCTGCAACGCCTCGCCAGCGACCTCGACGCGGACGACGAGACTCCCCTCGATCCCGAAGCGGCCGCCGACAGGCTGGAAACCGCCCCCACCCCCGAACAGGTGACCCGATGA
- a CDS encoding ABC transporter ATP-binding protein has protein sequence MTRPDANDAFQKGFDTQLTRRILHYVRPYLPLVIGGVLLALLISLAAPLFALIQRHAIDTYLSPLALRTEPDRDLLRRGLTGAALLYMGLKVVEFALQYAFTLAIGYLGQNVLRDIRADVFGKLQRLPLSYFDQNPVGRLITRVTSDVDAINQFITGGLVSLIQSSFIIVVYVVIMLSVNWQLALISFTVLPVLFLATNYFRARLRDAFRETRTQQATVNSKLNENITGMLTVQLFGRERRSALDFNLSNRALLSANENSVKWFSLFMPVVAVLGQVAVALILYFAARQILGVDASGAVAGAITVGTLFAFVQLSQQLFQPIQDLADVFNNLQAAMASSERIFGVLDTEESITDKPDARTLTNFEGSVDFRKVWFAYDQTVTADTPDTDDRWILRGIDLHIRPGESVALVGATGAGKTSVTALVSRFYDVQRGSVNVDGIDVRDLAQHDLRRHVGVVLQDVFLFAGTIESNLTLNNPDIPHERVIEACRYVGVHDYILSLEHGYQTEVRERGATLSTGQKQLLAFARALIQNPDILLVLDEATANVDTETELRIQQALTRVMQGRTSVIIAHRLSTIEHCDRIVVMRKGRIVEQGSHHQLLEKGGYYARLHRLQYAQADAAD, from the coding sequence ATGACCCGCCCCGACGCCAACGACGCCTTCCAGAAAGGCTTCGACACCCAGCTGACCCGCCGCATCCTGCACTACGTCCGCCCGTACCTGCCGCTGGTGATCGGCGGGGTGCTGCTGGCCCTGCTGATCTCGCTGGCCGCGCCGCTGTTCGCGCTGATCCAGCGGCACGCCATCGACACCTACCTGTCGCCGCTGGCGCTGCGTACCGAACCGGACCGCGACCTGCTGCGGCGCGGCCTGACCGGCGCGGCCCTGCTGTACATGGGCCTGAAAGTCGTGGAATTCGCCCTGCAATACGCCTTCACGCTCGCCATCGGCTACCTGGGGCAGAACGTGCTGCGCGACATCCGCGCCGACGTGTTCGGCAAGTTGCAGAGGCTGCCGCTGTCGTACTTCGACCAGAACCCGGTGGGCCGCCTGATCACCCGCGTCACCAGCGACGTGGACGCCATCAACCAGTTCATCACGGGCGGCCTGGTCAGCCTGATCCAGAGCAGCTTCATCATCGTCGTGTACGTGGTCATCATGCTCAGCGTGAACTGGCAGCTGGCGCTGATCTCGTTCACGGTGCTGCCCGTCCTGTTCCTGGCCACCAACTACTTCCGCGCCCGCCTGCGCGACGCGTTCCGCGAAACCCGCACGCAGCAGGCCACCGTGAACAGCAAACTGAACGAGAACATCACGGGCATGCTGACCGTGCAGCTGTTCGGCCGCGAACGCCGCAGCGCCCTGGACTTCAACCTGAGTAACCGCGCCCTGCTGAGCGCCAACGAGAACTCCGTGAAGTGGTTCTCGCTGTTCATGCCGGTCGTGGCGGTCCTCGGGCAGGTGGCCGTCGCGCTGATCCTGTACTTCGCGGCCCGCCAGATCCTGGGCGTGGACGCCAGCGGAGCCGTGGCCGGCGCCATCACGGTGGGCACGTTGTTCGCGTTCGTGCAGCTCTCGCAGCAGCTGTTCCAGCCGATCCAGGACCTCGCGGACGTGTTCAACAACCTCCAGGCGGCCATGGCCAGCAGCGAACGCATCTTCGGCGTGCTGGACACCGAGGAGAGCATCACCGACAAGCCGGACGCCAGGACCCTCACAAACTTCGAGGGCAGCGTGGACTTCCGGAAAGTGTGGTTCGCGTACGACCAGACCGTCACCGCCGACACCCCAGACACGGACGACCGCTGGATTCTGCGCGGCATCGACCTGCATATCCGCCCCGGCGAGAGCGTTGCCCTGGTCGGTGCGACCGGCGCGGGCAAGACCAGCGTCACCGCCCTCGTCAGCCGCTTCTACGACGTGCAGCGCGGCAGCGTGAACGTGGACGGCATCGACGTGCGCGACCTTGCGCAGCACGACCTGCGCCGCCACGTGGGCGTCGTGTTGCAGGACGTGTTCCTGTTCGCCGGGACCATCGAAAGCAACCTGACCCTCAACAACCCGGACATCCCCCACGAACGCGTGATCGAAGCCTGCCGGTACGTCGGCGTGCACGACTACATCCTGAGCCTCGAACACGGCTACCAGACCGAGGTGCGCGAACGCGGCGCAACCCTCAGCACCGGCCAGAAACAACTGCTGGCCTTCGCCCGCGCCCTCATCCAGAACCCGGACATCCTGCTCGTCCTCGACGAGGCCACCGCCAACGTGGATACCGAAACCGAACTGCGCATCCAGCAGGCCCTGACCCGCGTCATGCAGGGCCGCACCAGCGTCATCATCGCCCACCGCCTCAGCACCATCGAACACTGCGACCGCATCGTCGTGATGCGCAAGGGCCGCATCGTGGAACAGGGCAGCCACCACCAGCTGCTGGAAAAGGGCGGTTACTACGCCCGCCTGCACCGCCTCCAGTACGCGCAGGCCGACGCCGCCGACTGA
- the tsaB gene encoding tRNA (adenosine(37)-N6)-threonylcarbamoyltransferase complex dimerization subunit type 1 TsaB produces the protein MTAPVPPVPASPVPPALPAVILALDTATPWLTLALRWPGGERTVSREVGRAHAEQLPGAVAELFAGAGLPLRADLVIIGTGPGSYTGVRVGASYALGLARVWGAAVRGVSTLESLVTGDGPQAVSMDARKGNLYGAAYDVQSATVVGVRHAPAKHSLEDFEALTAPLPHHRDPAPDGLALLRAGLDHGAEGWELAYL, from the coding sequence ATGACCGCCCCTGTACCCCCTGTTCCTGCTTCCCCTGTGCCCCCCGCCCTGCCCGCCGTGATTCTCGCCCTGGATACCGCCACGCCCTGGCTGACGCTGGCGCTGCGCTGGCCCGGCGGCGAACGGACCGTGTCGCGCGAGGTGGGCCGCGCGCACGCCGAGCAGCTGCCCGGCGCGGTCGCTGAGCTGTTTGCGGGGGCGGGGCTGCCGCTGCGGGCCGATCTGGTGATCATCGGGACCGGCCCCGGCTCGTACACGGGCGTGCGGGTCGGCGCGAGTTACGCGCTGGGCCTCGCCCGGGTATGGGGCGCGGCGGTGCGCGGCGTGAGCACCCTGGAGTCCCTGGTGACCGGCGACGGCCCGCAGGCGGTCTCCATGGACGCCCGCAAGGGCAACCTGTACGGCGCGGCGTACGACGTGCAGTCCGCAACGGTCGTCGGCGTGCGCCACGCGCCGGCCAAGCACAGCCTGGAGGACTTCGAGGCCCTGACCGCTCCCCTCCCCCATCACCGCGATCCCGCCCCGGACGGACTGGCCCTGCTGCGTGCCGGGCTGGATCACGGCGCGGAGGGGTGGGAACTGGCGTACCTGTAA